From Salinibacter grassmerensis, the proteins below share one genomic window:
- a CDS encoding nitronate monooxygenase, producing MTASTALAPSTAPNIIQGGMGIGVSSWRLARRVARRGEIGVISGTGIDSVVVRELQEGDPHDRRRMLAEYPDDEIAGHLIDRFYRPEGMPPGESYDLLNMQGFEPSIRAQRILAAATYTEVRLAAEGHEGTVGMNLLAKLKRYTLPCIYGALLAGVDIVSIGAGIPLEEARQIPKLAAGEPAALRLDVDTSQAPDGEDTADDTYVYRFDPADVLGPAPPTLDRPLFLPIISSDALARIMDAKLPDERVDGWVVEGPVAGGHNAPPRNKNYTEDGTPLYDERDEADLEAIRSLGKPFYLAGGYGSPEGLRAAHEAGAAGIQVGSLFSLADESGYPPSTTRRLIRGLHNGEIEVSTDGRASSTGFPFKVLTADGTLADAEVRERRARICDLGYLREPYLDEEGRLMGRCPAEPVKTYTSRGGDREETEGRACLCNALMANIGLGQQRGTRAEPPLFTGGDALEDLPLGSAEDPQYDADDVLNYLYEDVRPPRVSSPLRRPQPAD from the coding sequence ATGACCGCTTCCACCGCACTTGCCCCGTCCACCGCGCCCAACATCATTCAGGGCGGGATGGGCATCGGAGTTTCCAGCTGGCGCCTCGCCCGCCGCGTGGCCCGGCGGGGCGAAATTGGCGTCATATCCGGCACCGGCATCGACTCCGTGGTCGTGCGCGAGCTCCAGGAGGGCGACCCCCACGACCGGCGCCGAATGCTTGCCGAGTACCCCGACGACGAGATCGCGGGTCACCTGATTGACCGGTTCTACCGGCCGGAGGGGATGCCGCCGGGCGAGTCCTACGACCTGCTCAATATGCAGGGCTTCGAGCCCTCCATCCGCGCCCAGCGCATCCTCGCGGCGGCGACCTACACGGAAGTCCGGCTCGCGGCGGAGGGGCACGAGGGAACGGTCGGCATGAACCTCCTGGCGAAGCTGAAGCGCTACACGCTGCCCTGCATCTACGGCGCGCTGCTGGCGGGCGTCGACATCGTCTCCATCGGGGCGGGGATCCCCCTGGAGGAGGCCCGTCAAATCCCGAAGCTGGCGGCGGGCGAGCCGGCGGCCCTGCGGCTGGACGTGGACACGAGCCAGGCGCCGGATGGCGAGGACACCGCCGACGACACCTATGTGTACCGGTTCGACCCGGCCGACGTGCTCGGGCCCGCGCCCCCGACCCTCGATCGTCCCCTGTTTCTACCCATCATCTCGTCCGACGCGCTGGCCCGCATCATGGACGCCAAGCTGCCGGACGAGCGCGTGGATGGATGGGTCGTGGAGGGCCCCGTAGCGGGCGGGCACAATGCCCCACCTCGAAACAAGAACTACACCGAGGACGGCACGCCGCTGTACGACGAGCGCGACGAGGCGGACCTGGAGGCGATCCGATCCCTCGGCAAGCCGTTCTACCTCGCGGGCGGATACGGCTCGCCCGAGGGGCTCCGGGCTGCCCACGAGGCCGGGGCTGCCGGCATCCAGGTGGGATCGCTCTTCTCCCTCGCCGACGAGTCCGGCTACCCGCCCAGCACCACGCGCCGCCTCATTCGGGGGCTGCACAACGGGGAGATTGAGGTCAGCACCGACGGGCGCGCCTCTTCCACCGGCTTTCCGTTCAAGGTGCTCACCGCCGACGGCACGTTGGCCGACGCGGAGGTACGCGAACGGCGGGCCCGCATCTGCGACCTCGGCTACCTGCGCGAGCCGTACCTCGACGAGGAGGGACGCCTGATGGGCCGGTGTCCCGCGGAGCCGGTCAAAACCTATACCAGCCGCGGGGGCGACCGGGAGGAGACGGAGGGCCGGGCCTGCCTCTGCAACGCACTGATGGCCAACATCGGGCTTGGGCAGCAGCGCGGGACCCGTGCGGAGCCGCCCCTCTTCACCGGGGGCGACGCACTGGAAGACCTCCCGCTCGGGTCGGCGGAGGATCCGCAGTACGACGCAGACGACGTGCTCAACTATCTGTACGAAGACGTTCGCCCCCCTCGTGTGTCGAGCCCGTTACGACGGCCGCAGCCGGCCGATTGA
- a CDS encoding RrF2 family transcriptional regulator, producing the protein MSTPQRSFHGPNVQMLLSKSCEYGLRAMLYLGTLDQEAAEADEGSGATREYVSIQTVSDDLEIGFSFLTKVFQQLNDAGLLTSKRGPGGGVALTRAPGATSLYEIVVAIDGNDLFQECVLGLPGCGEAEPCPLHEHWTEERDRMKTTFQRTTLSEVPDVRLTPFIDDLAEAEEAST; encoded by the coding sequence GTGTCGACTCCGCAGCGCTCCTTTCACGGCCCCAACGTCCAGATGCTGCTCTCAAAAAGCTGTGAGTACGGATTGCGCGCGATGCTGTACCTGGGGACCCTCGATCAGGAGGCAGCAGAGGCGGATGAGGGCTCCGGCGCCACCCGTGAGTACGTCTCGATCCAGACCGTCAGCGACGACCTGGAAATCGGCTTCTCGTTCCTGACGAAGGTCTTCCAGCAGCTCAACGATGCGGGGCTTCTGACCTCGAAGCGTGGCCCGGGCGGTGGGGTAGCCCTCACCCGTGCGCCGGGCGCTACCAGTCTGTACGAAATCGTGGTGGCCATCGACGGGAATGACCTGTTTCAGGAGTGCGTGCTGGGCCTGCCGGGCTGCGGGGAGGCCGAGCCGTGCCCCCTCCACGAGCACTGGACCGAGGAGCGCGACCGCATGAAGACAACCTTTCAGCGGACGACGCTGAGCGAGGTGCCGGACGTGCGTCTCACGCCGTTCATCGACGACCTGGCGGAGGCCGAAGAGGCCTCGACGTAG
- a CDS encoding LytR/AlgR family response regulator transcription factor: MRTLIVDDEPPARSLIQEYLQEVDRIEILGECGTGRAAIEAINEKAPDLVFLDVQMPGLDGFDVLERVDTLPDIIFSTAYDEYAIEAFEAGAVDYLLKPYTKARFRTAVERALERHDRDDDAYADQLATLLQEARADADEPPERLYVRRGDKIIPVDPDDVRWVEAAGDYSKLHTDETTHLSSMGIGALEDRLAPTRFMRVHRSHILAFPAIDHLYSDGSGGYKAVLDDGTTVRVSRSYASEIRDRLV, encoded by the coding sequence GTGCGCACCCTCATTGTCGACGACGAACCGCCCGCCCGCAGCCTGATTCAGGAGTACCTGCAGGAGGTGGACCGCATCGAAATCCTCGGCGAGTGCGGAACGGGACGGGCGGCCATTGAGGCCATCAACGAGAAGGCCCCCGACCTCGTCTTCCTCGACGTACAGATGCCCGGCCTCGACGGCTTTGACGTGCTGGAACGGGTCGACACGCTGCCGGACATCATCTTTTCCACCGCCTACGACGAGTACGCGATCGAGGCCTTTGAGGCGGGGGCAGTGGACTATCTTTTGAAGCCGTACACCAAGGCCCGCTTCCGAACCGCCGTGGAGCGGGCGCTGGAGCGCCACGACCGGGACGACGACGCGTACGCCGATCAGCTGGCGACGCTGCTGCAGGAGGCCAGGGCCGACGCCGACGAACCGCCCGAGCGGCTCTACGTGCGCCGCGGCGACAAAATCATCCCGGTCGACCCCGACGACGTTCGATGGGTGGAGGCGGCGGGCGACTACTCGAAGCTCCACACCGACGAGACGACCCACCTGTCGTCGATGGGCATCGGCGCGTTGGAGGACCGCCTTGCCCCAACGCGATTCATGCGCGTCCACCGCTCTCACATTCTTGCCTTCCCGGCCATCGACCACCTCTACAGCGACGGCTCGGGTGGGTACAAGGCCGTGCTCGACGACGGCACCACCGTCCGGGTGAGCCGCTCCTACGCCTCTGAGATTCGCGACCGGCTCGTATGA
- a CDS encoding sensor histidine kinase: MSSVPSSTDLDASLEDIDTQAPPKPHITWTGIGLAAVGWTLYALLYTFFIAQQEPNAPFVGLLAGQIAFVLILGLYSVPVWWVTVREMDRTGWGWVLGAHLTLGPLYAWGGLESYLFVVRAVFAPSIAAEIGAQYQWVLFGNLTVYAIQFALYHLVRNVQRLRQKERQTTELLAMAREQQVAALKAQVNPHFLFNTLNSISATLRRDPEQARNMIAKLSGMMRYALEGPDREFVPLREEIAFTRRYLDLERHRFSDRLRARMDVDADTDALDTPVPPMVLQPLVENALRHGIAPSEEGGSVTVEVTAENDELDVHVADTGVGPDAEDPLSGSTDGTGLATTTARLEHTYGPDAALRTAQNNPTGFRVWFSIPRNGTTDS, encoded by the coding sequence ATGTCGTCGGTGCCCTCTTCAACCGACCTCGATGCCTCCCTGGAGGACATCGACACCCAGGCCCCACCCAAGCCGCACATCACCTGGACAGGGATCGGACTGGCCGCGGTGGGCTGGACGCTCTACGCGCTCCTCTACACGTTCTTTATCGCTCAGCAGGAGCCCAACGCCCCCTTCGTTGGCCTCCTCGCCGGGCAGATTGCCTTTGTTCTTATCCTCGGCCTTTACAGCGTACCGGTCTGGTGGGTCACGGTGCGCGAAATGGATCGTACGGGTTGGGGATGGGTGCTCGGCGCGCACCTGACCCTCGGCCCCCTCTACGCCTGGGGCGGGCTCGAGTCGTACCTGTTCGTCGTTCGGGCCGTGTTTGCCCCCAGCATCGCGGCGGAGATTGGGGCCCAGTACCAATGGGTCCTGTTCGGCAACCTGACGGTCTACGCCATCCAGTTTGCCCTCTACCACCTGGTGCGGAACGTCCAGCGCCTCCGGCAGAAGGAGCGGCAAACCACCGAGCTTCTGGCCATGGCCCGCGAGCAACAGGTCGCCGCCCTCAAGGCCCAGGTCAACCCGCACTTTCTGTTCAACACCCTGAACTCGATTAGCGCAACGCTCCGCCGGGACCCGGAGCAGGCCCGGAATATGATCGCGAAGCTCTCCGGCATGATGCGGTACGCCCTCGAGGGCCCGGATCGTGAGTTCGTTCCGCTGCGGGAAGAAATCGCCTTCACCCGCCGGTACCTCGACCTGGAGCGGCACCGCTTTTCGGATCGGCTGCGGGCCCGGATGGACGTCGACGCCGACACCGACGCCCTGGACACGCCGGTGCCGCCGATGGTGCTGCAGCCCCTCGTGGAAAATGCGCTCCGCCACGGCATTGCCCCGAGCGAGGAGGGCGGCTCCGTCACGGTGGAGGTAACCGCCGAGAACGACGAGCTCGACGTGCACGTGGCAGACACCGGCGTGGGCCCCGACGCCGAGGACCCGCTCTCGGGCTCGACGGATGGCACCGGCCTCGCCACCACCACCGCACGACTGGAACACACCTACGGCCCCGACGCGGCCCTCCGCACTGCCCAGAACAACCCGACCGGCTTCAGGGTCTGGTTCTCCATCCCCCGAAACGGCACCACCGATTCTTGA
- a CDS encoding ABC transporter permease translates to MKAFLTLTWTESKLFLREPSATFFTLGFPLLLLFAFGAIFGNGPASAPGDVGYTTRAIPGYVALTIGSLGLLSLPITLATQRDQGILRRFRVTPLRPTTVLGTQAAVNLVMLLVSTALLLVAATIAYAVPLPSSFLLAIGALLFAGIAFLSLGFLLGALMPTARAAQSVGMALFFPMLFLSGAALPQFLFPDWLVTVSLALPLTHVTRLLQDAWLHGQWNGTAGLVLAGMGLASAVVAAWAFRWS, encoded by the coding sequence ATGAAGGCCTTCCTCACGCTCACCTGGACCGAGTCGAAACTTTTTCTGCGGGAACCGTCCGCCACGTTTTTCACGCTGGGCTTCCCCCTGCTCCTGCTGTTCGCGTTCGGTGCCATCTTTGGCAACGGCCCCGCCTCCGCCCCCGGCGACGTCGGCTATACCACGCGCGCTATTCCCGGCTACGTGGCCCTTACGATCGGCTCCCTCGGCCTACTAAGCCTGCCCATCACGCTGGCGACGCAGCGCGACCAGGGCATTCTCCGCCGATTTCGCGTAACTCCGCTCCGTCCGACGACCGTGCTGGGGACACAGGCCGCCGTGAACCTCGTGATGCTACTCGTGAGCACGGCCCTGCTCCTCGTCGCCGCCACCATCGCGTACGCCGTGCCCCTGCCGTCCTCTTTTCTGCTGGCAATCGGTGCGCTGCTGTTCGCCGGCATCGCCTTCCTGAGCCTCGGTTTCCTGCTCGGTGCCCTGATGCCCACAGCCCGCGCGGCGCAGTCGGTTGGCATGGCGCTCTTCTTCCCCATGCTGTTCCTCTCGGGGGCGGCCCTTCCGCAGTTTCTCTTCCCCGACTGGCTGGTGACCGTGAGCCTCGCCCTGCCACTCACCCACGTCACCCGCCTCCTGCAGGACGCCTGGCTCCACGGCCAGTGGAACGGGACGGCGGGGCTCGTCCTTGCAGGAATGGGCCTCGCGAGTGCCGTCGTGGCGGCGTGGGCCTTCCGGTGGTCGTAA
- a CDS encoding ABC transporter ATP-binding protein: MDTALAIDGLRKAYGSTVAVDDLSLKVETDEIFGLIGPNGAGKTTAVECALGLRRPDTGTVRVLGMDPQQASPKQFYRRVGAQLQEAALPDRITVREALDLFASFYPTTTDPATLLDRWGLTDKHDAAFGALSGGQKQRLFVALALVHNPDLVVLDEISTGLDPEARRGTQELLREVQASGTTVILVTHFMDEAQALCDRVAMMDEGQCVALDTPEALIDRLDASYRVWFDAPSDLDPDSLRTTDGVQSVEVVDGHVQARGGDDLLTTVVHRLASADVLPNDLHAERATLEDVFFALTDDSSAFSSSEAHTKKRFTPPPS, encoded by the coding sequence ATGGACACTGCTCTCGCCATCGATGGCCTTCGAAAGGCATACGGCTCCACGGTCGCCGTCGACGACCTGTCCCTAAAGGTCGAGACGGACGAGATCTTCGGCCTCATCGGCCCCAACGGCGCGGGCAAAACAACCGCCGTCGAGTGCGCCCTGGGCCTGCGCCGACCCGACACGGGCACCGTGCGCGTGCTCGGCATGGACCCGCAGCAGGCGTCGCCCAAGCAGTTTTACCGTCGGGTTGGGGCTCAGCTGCAGGAGGCCGCCCTGCCCGACCGCATCACGGTCCGTGAGGCCCTCGATCTCTTTGCCTCTTTCTACCCGACGACGACCGACCCTGCCACACTCCTCGACCGCTGGGGCTTGACGGACAAGCACGACGCGGCCTTTGGCGCCCTCTCCGGCGGCCAGAAGCAACGGCTCTTCGTAGCCCTCGCGCTGGTGCATAATCCCGACCTCGTGGTGCTCGACGAGATCTCGACGGGGCTCGACCCGGAGGCTCGTCGGGGCACGCAGGAGCTGCTGCGCGAGGTCCAGGCATCCGGCACCACCGTCATTCTCGTCACGCACTTTATGGACGAGGCCCAGGCGCTCTGCGACCGGGTGGCCATGATGGATGAGGGGCAGTGTGTCGCCCTCGATACACCGGAGGCCCTCATCGATCGGCTCGACGCATCGTACCGGGTCTGGTTCGACGCGCCGTCCGATTTGGATCCAGACTCCCTGCGCACGACGGACGGCGTGCAGAGCGTGGAGGTCGTGGACGGCCACGTGCAAGCGCGGGGCGGGGATGACCTACTAACGACCGTCGTGCACCGTCTCGCCAGCGCGGACGTCCTCCCGAACGACCTGCACGCCGAGCGCGCCACCCTGGAAGACGTTTTCTTCGCCCTCACGGACGACTCGTCCGCGTTCTCCTCCTCTGAGGCACACACAAAAAAGCGGTTCACTCCACCCCCCTCGTAA